The nucleotide window AATATCTCCCGCTGCCTACATCCTCAAATGAGAGACGACATTGCTTCAAGCGATTGTTCACCTCATAAGATGCCGGAACTGCCAGCACAATATGTTCTTCCTCCCACACAATGGAATTAAAGATAGCAGGGTCCAATTTTTCTACATCTAAAATAATATCAATAGTGCTTGATCGCAGACATTTTATCAAATCGTCTGCATTTGCTTCCAAGAGATTTACCGCAATACCCGGATATTCCAGCTTAAACGCTTGTACAATCGTTGGCAAAATATACGCACAGAAGAACGAAGCACTTCCAACATTGATCGTTCCTCGGTTATCACCCAGCAAACTACTGAAATGTGTCACCATATCTTTTTCTATTTCCATAATCTTCTCTATAGATTCAATATAGTATTCTCCAGCCGGTGTTAATTGTATCGGATTACTGCTTCTGTCGAAAATAGGTAGTCCAATTTCTTCTTCAACCTTTTTAATTGCCGCACTAATCGCCGGTTGAGAAATATATAGCTTTTCAGCCGCCTTAGAAAAGCTTTTATTCAGATAAACCGCATAAACATAATCCATATTTTTCAGCATACAATCACCCCGTAACTCAATGTTTCCTCCATGGCAGCATAAATAAAATTATATATTTTTATATAAATTTAAATATTTGAAATAGTTTCCAGAACTCAATACAATTATAGTATAAAAAGTACTTATGGCAAACCTTACTTTTAATTTTAAGAGCCCTTCAATCACAATGGAAAAAGCTCTATTCTAGTTAAGAAAAAGGTTGCCTCTTTGGGTACAAATCTTAATCATCATGGAACGAGAAATCGAGGGATTACTAATGGATTTACTAAACGAGAAATTTTCAAAACTTGGTGTTGAAAATGCTCCCGGACAGGAAGCGCGCCAAAACACGAATGAAATTAAACTACAGGGAGAAAAACTTTCTGGCACGCCGGTTGATTTTTCACACGGTGATGTCGACGCCTTTGAGCCAATTCCCGGCACGTT belongs to Veillonellales bacterium and includes:
- a CDS encoding LysR family transcriptional regulator; protein product: MLKNMDYVYAVYLNKSFSKAAEKLYISQPAISAAIKKVEEEIGLPIFDRSSNPIQLTPAGEYYIESIEKIMEIEKDMVTHFSSLLGDNRGTINVGSASFFCAYILPTIVQAFKLEYPGIAVNLLEANADDLIKCLRSSTIDIILDVEKLDPAIFNSIVWEEEHIVLAVPASYEVNNRLKQCRLSFEDVGSGRYLDQKYSKVSMKHFENETFLLLKKGNDMYQRGLKMCKKAGFTPKVAMYLDQLLTAYYIACSGKGITFVRAGFTHYLEDTNKLFFYKIDDKNSVRNIMVYYKKSPSLSKAGKNFIEFLHEREGII